The DNA sequence ATGTTGTGTCAACAGGGGTATTGGCTGTTCTTGCAGTGATTGTGAGAGGCTGAGAGCTTACTTTTTTATAAAATACTGATAAGGTATGAGCAGCACCTTTATCGTCATAAACAGTTTGCGATGTCGCCTGAGAATACGTTGCTGGTACAGATGGATTAAAGATGTTTCCAGTCGCTGGATCAACGCGATTGTCTAAATTCAAATTGATGTTTGAATTTTTAGTAGCCACCTGCGCTAACGGTGTGCGATCTAAGGTTAAGGTGGATTTTGCAGTTGAGAGCACCTTGCCAGCTGAATCTGCTGGATAACCTACCAAGAACATCCCATTTTCATTCACTATTCTATTTTTACTATCGACCGCGAACTGACCATTGCGGGTGTACTGAAATTTAGTTGGATTTTCGGTCGGGACTGTTCCGTCCACTGTCTTGGCCAATTGGAAGTATCCTGGGCCAGTAATAGCCATATCCAATGGATTTTGCGAACCAACCACCGTGCCATATGCAGCTGTTCTTCTAATAGCCATGCGATATGAACCCATACCAGCTCGGTCTTCCGATTGCGGATCTTGCGCTCTAAAAAATTGGTCTGAAAATACATATTCTCCAGATTTATATCCAATCGTCTGCGCATTTGAAATGTTATTACTGGTTACATCAATTGCTTCAGATGCTGACATTAAACCTGAAAGTCCGATTCCGTATCCCATTTTTATTCCTTTGTCTTACTTTGTTCTGTTAATTAAAATTTATTTAATGCGTTTTTAAATTAAAAAATTAGCTAACCCATTGCTGTACATCACTAGAGTTCACGGTTCTACCGTCCAATAAGGTATAAATTGCATCGCCTTTATCGCCTTTAGATACTGAAGTTACTGGTGAAGCTACGTAAGCAGTTGGTGTTACAGCTACACCCTGAGCATCAACTCCAGACAAACTCAAGTAATACATACCTGCTGGCACTGTATTTCCATCTGCATCTTTACCATTCCAGATGAAATTGGTCATTCCCGAATTCACATCACCAAGATCTACGCTGTTTATTGTGTTTCCGCTTGCATCAGTAATGGTTGCTACTACTGACTTCAGCGCATCTGTTGCGTTTGCCCCCATCATGACTTGGGTAGTTCCGTTAAACGCGATGCCGTTACCAGCTACCGCAGGGCTATGACCAATTAATGCGGCTTGATTCATAAAGTTCACACTTTGCATTTGCGCAAGCATCGCAGACATAGATGTATTCATGCTGCCGATACTGCTCACCATATTGAGCTGTGACATTTGTGCAGTCATCGTTGATGCATCCATTGGAGCCATTGGATCTTGATTTTGAATTTGCGCAATGAGCAACTTCAAAAAGTTTTGCGTTTGCTCAGCCGCCGATGTTCCAGTAGAGCCAGCAGCACCAGCATCTACTGGCGTATTGGCCGTCATTGGATCGTAGGTTCTAATACCGCTTAATGGATTTGTTGCCATTTTATTTCCTCTTATTCGCTCAAATTACTCAAGCTACTCTTTACTTCCCTAAATCAAGCGTCTTTAACATCAGTTGACGCGACACGTTCATTGCTTCTACATTCATTTGAT is a window from the Polynucleobacter sp. MWH-Aus1W21 genome containing:
- a CDS encoding flagellar hook assembly protein FlgD, with the protein product MATNPLSGIRTYDPMTANTPVDAGAAGSTGTSAAEQTQNFLKLLIAQIQNQDPMAPMDASTMTAQMSQLNMVSSIGSMNTSMSAMLAQMQSVNFMNQAALIGHSPAVAGNGIAFNGTTQVMMGANATDALKSVVATITDASGNTINSVDLGDVNSGMTNFIWNGKDADGNTVPAGMYYLSLSGVDAQGVAVTPTAYVASPVTSVSKGDKGDAIYTLLDGRTVNSSDVQQWVS